Proteins co-encoded in one Fusarium fujikuroi IMI 58289 draft genome, chromosome FFUJ_chr06 genomic window:
- a CDS encoding related to histone-lysine N-methyltransferase has protein sequence MALLLSSEGAFEVSTTDDSSSNVASATSTPPTTVADEASLHSDSPKRDVVHVALEPDSPEVAPTTSEPIEPTETDSAANAPPPAPIRSRRSRVSAPVYNLVQLSGTAGHGKRRAKGDIVADRRRRRKTISGPVLGNDKGTSDTPQDATPETVRSGIDALGATQSASKLDSPRARRQKIAEESSSSRRSSTRRSSVFAPIAATPITKNSKATKRSRKSTEKPSTPMSRELRRLQDTKEFAHIDEKPVVLSVWSNGKFVDPKAAKAASRKKAEPEQSAEEPKEAEPEPVINTRKRRVKKYLAKGLYAGQDAPIDISKGLTVGEKKALAQLPELIPSGRVNKTMPLPMFNGLRTLIEGRDFKLPYQVCNPLPPGQPKPDEWKKMTKNRFIGESKDYWRKSPHFHDYSSKCVCKPEDGCGESCQNRIMLYECDEQNCNAGKQYCTNRAFATLTARRNKGGKYRVGVEVIKTSDRGYGVRSNRCFRPNQIIMEYAGEIITEEECERRMTEVYKDNECYYLMSFDQNMIIDATTGSIARFVNHSCNPNCRMIKWIVSGQPRMALFAGDKPIMTGDELTYDYNFDPFSAKNVQKCLCGEPNCRGVLGPKPREVKQPKTDLKNAVKGAVKAGKRKLKELIGDEGDDGKNAKKRKVQPAKGVKRAISNAGSKMAKGAANAFKKGVSTVASTTKKAALGSKSPAKRRVSTGALLKKTTTKRVMQTYSRTPQRRASERASSVGLVSASRAKSSSVTKVSTKTTKTTASLRRTSSRVISPQQALDLSRDGEIRVVADD, from the exons ATGGCACTCTTATTGTCCTCTGAGGGCGCCTTTGAGGTCAGCACCACGGACGATTCTTCCTCAAATGTCGCGTCTGCAACTTCAACACCTCCTACTACCGTCGCCGATGAAGCCAGTCTTCACTCCGATTCTCCCAAACGCGATGTCGTTCACGTTGCACTCGAGCCTGACTCTCCCGAAGTCGCGCCTACTACTTCCGAGCCCATCGAGCCTACAGAGACCGACAGCGCCGCCAATGCGCCGCCGCCTGCCCCAATTCGCTCTCGACGTAGCCGCGTTAGTGCCCCTGTTTACAATCTTGTTCAATTGAGTGGTACAGCTGGCCATGGAAAGCGACGCGCTAAAGGAGACATTGTCGCGGaccgacgaagaagaagaaagaccaTCTCCGGCCCAGTCTTGGGCAATGACAAGGGAACGTCCGATACTCCTCAGGACGCAACACCCGAAACCGTACGCAGTGGTATCGACGCGCTGGGTGCTACTCAGTCAGCAAGCAAGCTGGACTCCCCCCGCGCTCGTCGCCAGAAGATCGCGGAGGAGAGTAGCTCGAGCAGACGTTCTTCGACGCGTCGCTCCAGTGTCTTTGCGCCTATCGCAGCGACACCTATTACTAAAAACTCCAAGGCTACCAAACGGAGTCGCAAATCTACGGAAAAGCCCTCAACACCCATGTCACGCGAGCTGAGGCGTCTGCAGGACACTAAGGAATTTGCGCACATCGACGAGAAGCCTGTGGTTTTGAGTGTATGGTCAAACGGAAAGTTTGTTGACCCTAAGGCTGCCAAAGCAGCCTCACGAAAGAAGGCTGAGCCTGAACAATCTGCCGAGGAGCCCAAAGAGGCTGAACCCGAGCCCGTGATTAACACCAGGAAGCGTCGGGTCAAGAAATATCTTGCTAAGGGTCTTTACGCTGGACAGGATGCTCCCATTGACATTTCTAAGGGTTTGACCGTGGGTGAAAAGAAGGCTCTGGCTCAGTTGCCGGAACTCATTCCCAGCGGTCGCGTTAATAAGACAATGCCTTTGCCCATGTTTAACGGTCTACGCACACTCATTGAAGGCCGCGACTTCAAGCTCCCCTACCAGGTCTGCAACCCGCTTCCACCAGGTCAACCTAAACCCGATGAATGGAAGAAAATGACAAAGA ATCGCTTCATTGGCGAATCTAAGGATTACTGGCGAAAGTCCCCCCACTTTCACGACTATTCATCGAAGTGCGTTTGCAAGCCGGAAGATGGGTGTGGCGAGAGCTGTCAGAATCGAATTATGCTTTACGAATGTGATGAGCAGAACTGCAATGCGGGCAAGCAGTATTGCACCAACCGTGCGTTTGCCACCCTCACGGCGCGCCGAAACAAGGGCGGAAAATACcgagttggtgttgaggtaaTCAAGACTTCTGACCGTGGATATGGTGTCCGAAGCAACCGATGCTTCAGACCCAAccagatcatcatggagTATGCTGGAGAAATCATCACTGAAGAGGAGTGTGAGCGCCGCATGACCGAAGTATACAAGGACAATGAG TGCTACTATCTGATGAGCTTCGATCAAAATATGATCATCGACGCAACAACAGGATCTATCGCGCGTTTCGTGAATCACAGCTGCAACCCAAATTGCAGAATGATTAAATGGATCGTTTCCGGACAGCCGCGAATGGCCCTGTTTGCGGGTGATAAGCCCATCATGACAGGTGATGAGCTGACTTATGACTACAATTTTGACCCTTTTTCTGCCAAGAACGTGCAGAAATGTCTCTGCGGTGAACCCAACTGCCGCGGTGTTCTGGGGCCCAAGCCTCGTGAAGTCAAGCAGCCCAAAACCGATCTCAAGAATGCAGTCAAGGGCGCTGTCAAGGCAGGCAAACGTAAGCTTAAGGAGCTTATTGGAGACGAAGGAGACGATGGCAAGAATGCAAAGAAGCGGAAGGTGCAGCCTGCAAAGGGAGTGAAGCGAGCGATTTCCAACGCTGGTTCTAAGATGGCCAAGGGTGCAGCAAATGCTTTCAAGAAGGGTGTTTCCACAGTGGCCTCGACCACCAAGAAGGCGGCTCTGGGTTCAAAGTCACCGGCTAAGCGCCGCGTCTCGACCGGGGCTCTCCTTAAGAAGACGACTACCAAGCGAGTCATGCAAACATACTCACGCACTCCACAGAGACGAGCATCGGAGCGTGCATCGAGTGTCGGCCTTGTCTCTGCAAGCCGAGCCAAGAGCTCTTCAGTGACCAAGGTGTCAACtaagacgacgaagacgacggcCAGTCTCAGGAGAACCTCATCAAGGGTGATCTCGCCCCAACAGGCATTGGATCTTTCACGCGATGGTGAGATCCGGGTGGTCGCAGACGATTAG